Proteins from a single region of Diaphorobacter limosus:
- a CDS encoding YgiQ family radical SAM protein codes for MNALVDVSFFPRHAKPLTSYRPFWAKRFGPAPFLPMSREEMAQLGWDSCDIVLVTGDAYVDHPSFGMAVIGRTLEAQGFRVGIISQPDWQSAEPFKALGKPNLFWGVTAGNMDSMINRYTADRKIRTDDAYTPGAEGNRRPDRAAIVYSQRCREAYKDVPIVLGGMEGSLRRIAHYDYWSDKVRRSVVVDSKCDLLLYGNAERALVDIAHRLARREPVEKITDVRGTAFIRRPGDETAEGWMEIDSTEVDQPGKVEEHINPYQTTSEQAASQGASCAKEDAAKIEAAGACSTGDAGQNASEKPLQFMPNPALVSKKALQREKTVIRLPSYEQVKSDPVLYAHASRVFHLETNPGNARALVQAHGEGATARDVWLNPPPIPLTTAEMDHIFDLPYARSPHPRYADEHGRHDGATKIPAWEVIRFSINIMRGCFGGCTFCSITEHEGRIIQSRSEDSILREIEDVRDKVQGFTGTISDLGGPTANMYRLGCRTPEIEAACRKPSCVYPGICQNLTTDHDPLISIYKKGRGIKGIKKILIGSGLRYDLAIQSPEYVKELVQHHVGGYLKIAPEHTEAGPLTKMMKPGIGNYDKFKVLFEKYTAEAGKKQFLIPYFIAAHPGTSDEDMMNLAVWLKKNGFRADQVQTFYPSTMATATAMYHTGINTLKGVHRDERGEKVDVVRGEKRRRLHKAFLRYHDPVNWPLLRDALKAMGRADLIGNGKHHLIPTYQPMGKQCASKDKGKYLVIPTMVLDQARADAAKKPQAGGQQGTGGRAAAKPAAKGRATPQPRPGQILSQHTGLPPRMQR; via the coding sequence ATGAACGCCCTTGTTGATGTCTCCTTTTTTCCGCGCCATGCCAAGCCCCTGACGAGCTACCGCCCGTTCTGGGCCAAGCGCTTTGGCCCGGCGCCGTTTTTGCCCATGAGCCGCGAAGAAATGGCGCAGCTGGGCTGGGACAGCTGCGACATCGTGCTGGTGACGGGCGACGCCTATGTCGATCACCCGAGCTTTGGCATGGCGGTGATCGGCCGCACGCTGGAGGCCCAGGGCTTTCGCGTGGGCATCATCTCCCAGCCCGACTGGCAGAGCGCCGAACCCTTCAAGGCCCTGGGCAAGCCCAATCTGTTCTGGGGCGTGACGGCGGGCAACATGGATTCCATGATCAACCGCTACACGGCGGACCGCAAGATCCGCACCGACGACGCCTACACCCCCGGCGCCGAGGGCAACCGCCGCCCGGACCGCGCCGCCATCGTCTACAGCCAGCGCTGCCGCGAGGCGTACAAGGACGTGCCCATCGTGCTCGGCGGCATGGAAGGCAGCCTGCGCCGCATCGCCCACTACGACTACTGGAGCGACAAGGTGCGCCGCTCGGTGGTGGTGGACAGCAAATGCGACCTGCTGCTCTACGGCAACGCCGAGCGCGCCCTGGTGGACATTGCCCACCGCCTGGCGCGGCGCGAGCCGGTGGAGAAGATTACCGACGTGCGCGGCACGGCCTTCATCCGCCGCCCGGGCGACGAAACGGCCGAGGGCTGGATGGAGATTGACTCGACCGAGGTGGATCAGCCCGGCAAGGTGGAGGAGCACATCAACCCCTACCAGACCACCAGCGAGCAGGCTGCCAGCCAGGGCGCGAGCTGCGCCAAGGAAGATGCTGCAAAAATAGAAGCTGCTGGCGCTTGCTCCACGGGCGACGCAGGCCAAAATGCATCTGAAAAACCGCTGCAGTTCATGCCCAATCCGGCGCTGGTGAGCAAAAAGGCCCTGCAGCGCGAGAAGACCGTCATCCGCCTGCCCAGCTACGAGCAGGTGAAAAGCGACCCCGTGCTCTACGCCCACGCCAGCCGCGTGTTCCACCTGGAGACCAACCCCGGCAACGCCCGCGCCCTGGTGCAGGCGCATGGCGAGGGTGCGACGGCGCGCGATGTGTGGCTGAACCCCCCACCCATTCCGCTGACCACGGCCGAGATGGACCACATCTTCGATCTGCCCTACGCCCGCAGCCCGCACCCGCGCTACGCCGACGAACATGGCCGCCACGACGGCGCGACCAAGATCCCGGCCTGGGAGGTGATCCGCTTTTCCATCAACATCATGCGCGGCTGCTTTGGCGGCTGCACCTTCTGCTCCATCACCGAGCACGAGGGGCGCATCATCCAGAGCCGCTCCGAGGACTCCATCCTGCGCGAGATCGAGGACGTGCGCGACAAGGTGCAGGGCTTTACCGGCACCATCTCCGACTTAGGGGGCCCCACGGCCAATATGTATCGCCTGGGCTGCCGCACGCCCGAGATCGAGGCCGCCTGCCGCAAGCCCAGCTGCGTCTACCCCGGCATCTGCCAGAACCTGACGACCGACCACGACCCTTTGATTTCGATCTACAAAAAGGGCCGGGGCATCAAGGGCATCAAGAAGATTTTGATCGGCTCGGGCCTGCGCTACGACCTGGCGATTCAGTCGCCCGAATACGTGAAGGAGCTGGTGCAGCACCATGTGGGCGGCTACCTGAAGATCGCCCCGGAGCACACCGAGGCCGGGCCGCTGACCAAGATGATGAAGCCTGGCATTGGCAACTACGACAAGTTCAAGGTCTTGTTCGAGAAGTACACCGCCGAGGCCGGCAAGAAGCAGTTCCTGATCCCGTACTTCATCGCCGCCCACCCCGGCACCAGCGACGAAGACATGATGAACCTGGCCGTGTGGCTGAAGAAGAACGGTTTTCGCGCCGACCAGGTACAGACCTTCTACCCCAGCACCATGGCCACGGCCACGGCCATGTACCACACGGGCATCAACACCCTGAAGGGCGTGCACCGGGATGAACGCGGCGAGAAGGTGGACGTGGTGCGCGGCGAGAAGCGCCGGCGCCTGCACAAGGCCTTTTTGCGCTACCACGACCCGGTCAACTGGCCGCTCTTGCGCGACGCCTTGAAGGCCATGGGCCGGGCCGATCTGATAGGCAATGGCAAGCACCATCTCATCCCCACCTACCAGCCCATGGGCAAGCAGTGCGCCAGCAAGGACAAGGGCAAGTACCTGGTGATACCGACTATGGTGCTGGACCAGGCCCGCGCCGACGCCGCCAAGAAGCCCCAGGCCGGGGGGCAGCAGGGAACGGGCGGCCGCGCCGCGGCCAAGCCAGCGGCCAAAGGCCGTGCCACGCCCCAGCCCAGGCCGGGCCAGATCCTCAGCCAGCACACGGGCCTGCCGCCGCGCATGCAGCGTTGA
- a CDS encoding YigZ family protein, which produces MPYTLHAPVHSELIIKKSRFIGCVQPMADRAGAQAVVDALWRQHPGAAHVCWALLAGGQSAAVDDGEPGGTAGRPMLDVLRHQDLEGVLATVVRYFGGVKLGAGGLVRAYTDSVAQALLQAEKVPLVRTRSLRCSVPYALEGLLRREIAAAGAPLLDVAHAALVTLQWSLPEPEAEAFVARINDLCQGRAGWLDAQ; this is translated from the coding sequence ATGCCCTATACCCTGCACGCCCCGGTCCACAGCGAGCTCATCATCAAGAAGAGCCGCTTCATAGGCTGCGTGCAGCCCATGGCGGACCGGGCCGGCGCCCAGGCGGTGGTGGACGCGCTGTGGCGCCAGCACCCGGGCGCGGCCCATGTCTGCTGGGCGCTGCTGGCCGGCGGCCAGTCGGCCGCGGTGGACGACGGCGAGCCCGGCGGCACGGCCGGCCGGCCCATGCTGGACGTGCTGCGCCACCAGGATCTGGAGGGCGTGCTGGCCACCGTGGTGCGCTACTTTGGCGGCGTGAAGCTGGGCGCGGGCGGCCTGGTGCGCGCCTATACCGACAGCGTGGCCCAGGCCCTGCTGCAGGCCGAGAAAGTGCCCCTGGTGCGCACCCGCAGCCTGCGCTGCAGCGTGCCCTATGCGCTCGAGGGCCTGCTGCGCCGCGAGATAGCGGCCGCCGGCGCGCCTCTGCTGGACGTGGCCCATGCGGCCCTGGTCACGCTGCAATGGAGCCTGCCCGAGCCCGAGGCCGAAGCCTTTGTGGCGCGCATCAACGACCTGTGCCAGGGGCGCGCCGGCTGGCTGGACGCGCAATAG
- a CDS encoding YjfB family protein, translating into MHIALSSAIVNTATLMSNQQTAQAVQVSVLKKAMDANETTVATLLGGVQPAAPELATSGTLGTQLNTYA; encoded by the coding sequence ATGCATATCGCCCTTAGCTCCGCCATCGTCAATACGGCCACCTTGATGTCCAACCAGCAGACCGCGCAGGCCGTGCAGGTGTCCGTGCTGAAAAAGGCCATGGACGCCAACGAAACGACCGTCGCCACGCTGCTGGGCGGCGTGCAGCCCGCCGCCCCGGAGCTGGCCACCAGCGGCACCCTGGGCACGCAGCTCAATACCTACGCCTGA
- a CDS encoding FAD-dependent oxidoreductase, whose protein sequence is MHHYDFVIIGAGIAGASMGWELAGQRRVLLLERESQPGYHTTGRSAALYSATYGTANIRALTRASRAFYDAPPPEFGTSPILTPRGVVYLAGPDQLDLLDAAYAEILPLNPGVRRLTHDELLAELPCLRPEAVAAGMSEPGAADIDVHALHQGYLRGLRQRGGAIRCHAEVTGLQRLDDGWRVTLAGGEAITAGAVVNAAGAWADVVAALAGVPPIGLEPRRRTAFTFPVPAGMDASGWPAVIGIDESYYFKPDAGQLLGSPANADPVAPHDVVPEELDVALGIHRIEQVTSFQIRRPSHSWAGLRSFVADGDLVLGWDNHVPRFFWLAAQGGYGIQSAAGAALLARQLALDEPLSASLVEEGVTRDALSPARLR, encoded by the coding sequence ATGCACCACTACGACTTCGTCATCATCGGCGCGGGCATTGCCGGCGCCTCCATGGGCTGGGAACTGGCCGGGCAGCGCCGCGTGCTGCTGCTGGAGCGCGAATCCCAGCCCGGCTACCACACCACGGGGCGCTCGGCGGCGCTGTACTCGGCTACCTATGGCACGGCCAATATCCGGGCGCTGACGCGCGCCAGCCGCGCCTTCTATGACGCGCCGCCGCCCGAGTTTGGCACCTCACCCATCCTCACGCCGCGCGGCGTGGTCTATCTGGCGGGGCCGGATCAGCTCGATTTGCTGGACGCGGCCTATGCCGAGATCCTGCCGCTCAACCCCGGCGTGCGCCGCCTGACGCACGATGAGCTGCTGGCCGAGCTGCCCTGCCTGCGCCCCGAGGCCGTGGCCGCCGGCATGAGCGAGCCCGGCGCCGCCGACATCGACGTGCACGCGCTGCACCAGGGCTATCTGCGCGGCCTGCGCCAGCGCGGCGGCGCCATCCGCTGCCATGCCGAGGTGACGGGGCTGCAGCGCCTGGATGACGGCTGGCGCGTGACGCTGGCCGGTGGCGAGGCCATCACCGCCGGCGCCGTGGTGAATGCCGCCGGTGCCTGGGCCGACGTGGTCGCAGCACTGGCCGGCGTGCCGCCGATTGGCCTGGAGCCGCGCCGGCGCACGGCCTTCACCTTCCCCGTGCCCGCAGGCATGGACGCCAGCGGCTGGCCGGCCGTGATCGGAATCGACGAGAGCTATTACTTCAAGCCCGACGCGGGCCAGCTGCTGGGCTCGCCGGCCAACGCCGACCCGGTGGCGCCGCACGACGTGGTACCCGAGGAGCTGGACGTGGCGCTGGGCATACACCGCATTGAGCAGGTCACCAGCTTTCAGATCCGGCGCCCGTCGCACAGCTGGGCCGGGCTGCGCTCCTTCGTGGCCGATGGCGACCTGGTGCTCGGCTGGGACAACCATGTGCCGCGCTTCTTCTGGCTCGCCGCCCAGGGCGGCTACGGCATACAGAGCGCGGCCGGCGCGGCGTTGCTGGCGCGGCAGCTTGCGCTGGACGAGCCGCTTTCGGCCAGCCTGGTGGAGGAGGGCGTGACGCGCGATGCGCTGTCGCCCGCGCGCCTGCGCTGA
- a CDS encoding D-serine ammonia-lyase gives MPSENHTLSATDAALATLLRRAEPCLWLNPRRQAVLPRAQPVAGSSIGLDDTRAAAARFARFAPLLARLFPELQATAGVIESPLLPASGLHVGQGRLWLKADHLLPVAGSIKARGGMHEVLEFAERLALRHGLIGAQAGPDDYLALASPAARALFARHTVAVGSTGNLGLSIGVAASALGFSAVVHMSLEAKEWKKERLRQRGVQVVEHAGDYEAAVAAGRAQAAQDPFSHFVDDERSLSLLLGYSAAALHLQGQLRDAGIAVDAEHPLFVYLPCGVGGAPAGITFGLRQVLGPHVHCFFAEPVQSPCFMLQMMAGQGAHPSVYDWGLSNQTEADGLAVPRASLPAAELMESLLSGCFTVHDDTLFRQLVQVLDATGERIEPSAAAGFGGPAMLTGSDSGRAWLAEQGLQQHLARATHLVWTTGGLFVPPDEYERFVQRGRALS, from the coding sequence GAGAATCACACCCTGTCCGCCACGGATGCGGCCCTCGCGACCTTGCTGCGCCGGGCCGAACCCTGTTTGTGGCTCAACCCCCGGCGGCAGGCGGTGCTTCCCCGGGCGCAGCCGGTGGCCGGCAGCTCCATCGGCCTGGACGATACGCGCGCCGCCGCGGCGCGGTTTGCGCGTTTCGCGCCGCTGCTGGCGCGCCTGTTCCCCGAGCTGCAGGCCACGGCGGGCGTGATCGAGTCGCCGCTGTTGCCGGCGTCCGGCCTGCATGTCGGGCAGGGGCGTTTGTGGCTCAAGGCCGACCATTTGCTGCCCGTGGCCGGCTCCATCAAGGCGCGCGGCGGCATGCATGAGGTGCTGGAGTTTGCCGAGCGCCTGGCCCTGCGGCATGGACTGATAGGCGCGCAGGCCGGGCCTGACGACTATCTGGCCCTGGCCAGTCCTGCGGCGCGCGCCCTGTTTGCGCGCCATACGGTGGCCGTGGGCTCCACCGGCAACCTGGGCCTGTCCATAGGCGTGGCCGCGTCGGCCCTGGGCTTCTCGGCCGTGGTGCATATGTCGCTGGAGGCCAAGGAATGGAAGAAGGAGCGCCTGCGCCAGCGCGGCGTACAGGTGGTGGAGCATGCCGGCGACTACGAGGCGGCGGTGGCGGCCGGCCGCGCCCAGGCTGCGCAAGACCCGTTCAGTCATTTCGTCGATGACGAGCGTTCGCTGTCCCTGCTGCTGGGCTACAGCGCCGCGGCGCTGCACCTGCAGGGGCAGCTGCGGGACGCGGGCATTGCCGTGGATGCTGAGCACCCGCTGTTCGTCTATCTGCCCTGCGGCGTGGGCGGCGCGCCGGCGGGCATCACCTTTGGCCTGCGCCAGGTGCTGGGGCCGCATGTGCATTGCTTCTTTGCCGAGCCGGTGCAGTCGCCCTGCTTCATGCTGCAGATGATGGCCGGGCAGGGCGCGCATCCCTCGGTGTACGACTGGGGCCTCTCCAACCAGACCGAGGCCGACGGCCTGGCCGTTCCGCGTGCGTCGCTGCCGGCGGCCGAGCTGATGGAGTCGTTGCTCTCGGGCTGCTTCACGGTGCATGACGACACGCTGTTTCGTCAGCTGGTGCAGGTGCTGGACGCCACGGGCGAGCGCATCGAGCCCTCGGCCGCTGCCGGCTTTGGCGGGCCGGCCATGCTGACGGGCAGCGACTCGGGTCGCGCCTGGCTGGCTGAGCAGGGCCTGCAGCAGCATCTGGCCCGGGCCACGCACCTGGTGTGGACGACCGGCGGGCTGTTCGTGCCGCCGGACGAATATGAGCGCTTCGTCCAGCGGGGACGGGCGCTGTCCTGA